The Streptomyces halobius genomic interval GCTCATCGCCCACCGCGACGATCTCGCCGAGCCGAACAGCTACGTTTCGGTCGACATCGCGGGGGAGCACGTGGTGGTCACCCGCGACGCGGACGGCGTGCTGCACGGCATGTCACCGATCTGCCGGCACCGGATGATGCCGCTTGTCGCACGCGGTGCCGCCGGTCGCGCCGACTCCTTCACCTGCCCGTACCACCTGTGGAAGTACGGACTCGACGGCCGGCTCATCGGCGCGACCCATATGCGCAAGAACCCGGACTTCGACCCCAAGGACTGTCGGCTGCCCGCCTTCGCGGTGGAGGAGTGGCACGGCTTCGTGTACGTGAACCTCGACGCGGCCGCCGCCCCGCTTGCCCCCGAACTGAGCCGGATCTCCGAAGACCTGACCAACTATCAGCTCGACGGCATGGCGCAGCTCGGGTCCTGGAGCGAGGAGTGGGCCTGCAACTGGAAGGTCGCCGTCGAGAACGCCCACGAGAACTACCATGTGATGGGCTTTCACCCGGAGACCCTCCAGCAGTCGACGCCCGGCGGGTCCGACACGGACGTACGGGTCGACTCTCCATGGGCGCTGCGCCTGCTCATCCCGTTCACCCAGCCGCAGGAGACCTACGCCCTGCCGCTGACCGACGAGGAGAAGGCCCATTTGTACGGCTTCTTCGTCTTCCCCGCGGCGAGCCTGGCCGCGGCCGGCGAGATGGTCATCTGGCTCAGCCTCATCCCGCTGACCATCGACCGGACGCTGGTCCGCGGCGGCATCCTCGTGCCGCGCGCAGCGTTGGAGGGCGCCGACCTCGACGAGATGCGTCGGCAGGCGGAGTCGTACGCGGGCATGATCAACAGCGAGGACCGGCGGGGACTGGAGGCCGTCCAGCGCGCCGTGGGGTCACGCTTCGCCGCACGCGGCCATCTGAGCCCCAAGGAACCCGGTGTCGTGGCCTTCTACCAGAATCTGGCCCGAGCCCTGTTGCGCGGCGACGGCGACTGGCCGGGAGAGCTGTGAACCCGTCGGCCGGGCGGTTCCGCCATCGCACGTCATGACCATCGCTACTCCGTTACTCAAGGAAGAGGGCTTTCCCCCATGCTCAGTTGTCGGATCTGCGGCGGTCGGCTGCACGAGTTCATGGACTTCGGACGGCAGCCGCTCTCCAGCGGGCTCCTTGAGCCCGAGTACCTCGGCGACGAGTTCTTCTTCCGGCTGGCCGTCGGCGTCTGCGGTGAGTGCACCATGGTCCAGCTCACTGAGGAAGTGCCGCGCCATCTGATGTTCAACAGCCACTATCCGTACCTGTCGTCCGGGTCCTCCGTCATGCGCAAGCACTTCGAGGGGACCGCGCAGCGCTTCCTGGAGACCGATCTCACCGGGAAGGACGCCTTCCTGGTCGAACTGGGCTGCAACGACGGCGTCATGCTCCGCGTCCTGGCCGAGGCCGGGGTCCGGCACCTGGGCGTCGAACCCTCGCAGAGCGTGGCCGACATCGCGCGTCGCCAGGGTATCCGGGTCACCACCGAATTCTTCCAGGAGTCGACGGCGGCCGACATCCGCAAGACCGAGGGGCACGCGCAGGTTATTTTCGCGGCCAACACGATTTGCCACATCCCCTACCTGGACTCGATCTTCCGGGGAGTGGACGCGCTGCTCGCGCCGGACGGGGTGTTCGTCTTCGAGGACCCGTACCTCGCCGACATCGTCGACCTCGCCTCCTTCGACCAGATCTACGACGAGCACTACTTCTTTTTCTCCGTCTCGTCCGTGAGCGCCATGGCCGAGCGGTTCGGCTTCGAACTGGTCGACGTGGAGCGGCTGCCCGTGCACGGCGGCGAGGTCCGCTACACCATCGCCCGCGCCGGGCGGCGCGCCCCCGCGCCCGCGGTCGCCGAGCTGCTGGAGCGGGAGCGGCGGCGCGGGCTATCGGACCTCAAGACCCTCAAAGGCTTCGTCGGCCGTGTGGAACGGGCCCGGGACGAGCTGGTCTCCCTGCTCCGCAGGCTGCGGGACGAGGGCCGTACGGTCGTCGGGTACGGGGCCACGGCCAAGAGCGCCACCGTGGCCAACTACTGCGGCATCGGGCCCGACCTCATCTCGTTCATCTCCGACACCACCCCGAACAAGCAGGGACGGCTGACACCGGGCTCGCACATCCCGGTGCGGTCGCGAGAGGAGTTCGAGAGCCCGTACCCCGACTACGCCGTGCTGTTCGCCTGGAACCACGCCGAGGAGATCATCGCCAAGGAGCAGCAGTTCCGGGCCTCGGGCGGCA includes:
- a CDS encoding class I SAM-dependent methyltransferase, which codes for MLSCRICGGRLHEFMDFGRQPLSSGLLEPEYLGDEFFFRLAVGVCGECTMVQLTEEVPRHLMFNSHYPYLSSGSSVMRKHFEGTAQRFLETDLTGKDAFLVELGCNDGVMLRVLAEAGVRHLGVEPSQSVADIARRQGIRVTTEFFQESTAADIRKTEGHAQVIFAANTICHIPYLDSIFRGVDALLAPDGVFVFEDPYLADIVDLASFDQIYDEHYFFFSVSSVSAMAERFGFELVDVERLPVHGGEVRYTIARAGRRAPAPAVAELLERERRRGLSDLKTLKGFVGRVERARDELVSLLRRLRDEGRTVVGYGATAKSATVANYCGIGPDLISFISDTTPNKQGRLTPGSHIPVRSREEFESPYPDYAVLFAWNHAEEIIAKEQQFRASGGKWILYVPDVRVV
- a CDS encoding aromatic ring-hydroxylating oxygenase subunit alpha, with product MSTGVSTGRIVGEKHPGTARDDHDGAIDGSGSGEGAWSPSGEVAALLDELRRYLELETQLSLPPRAFTSPGLYELERTRIFGRSWVLIAHRDDLAEPNSYVSVDIAGEHVVVTRDADGVLHGMSPICRHRMMPLVARGAAGRADSFTCPYHLWKYGLDGRLIGATHMRKNPDFDPKDCRLPAFAVEEWHGFVYVNLDAAAAPLAPELSRISEDLTNYQLDGMAQLGSWSEEWACNWKVAVENAHENYHVMGFHPETLQQSTPGGSDTDVRVDSPWALRLLIPFTQPQETYALPLTDEEKAHLYGFFVFPAASLAAAGEMVIWLSLIPLTIDRTLVRGGILVPRAALEGADLDEMRRQAESYAGMINSEDRRGLEAVQRAVGSRFAARGHLSPKEPGVVAFYQNLARALLRGDGDWPGEL